A single region of the Pristis pectinata isolate sPriPec2 chromosome 23, sPriPec2.1.pri, whole genome shotgun sequence genome encodes:
- the edf1 gene encoding endothelial differentiation-related factor 1 homolog produces the protein MAESDWDTVTVLRKKGPSAAQAKSKQAITSAQRRGEDVETTKKWAAGQNKQHTITKNTAKLDRETEELHHERVSLTVGKLIQQGRQNMGMNQKDLATRISEKPQVIADYECGKAIPNNQVLGKVERVIGLKLRGKDIGQPLEKGPKKK, from the exons ATGGCGGAGAGTGACTGGGACACGGTGACGGTTCTGCGCAAGAAGGGCCCGAGCGCGGCGCAGGCCAAGTCCAAGCAG gCAATCACATCCGCCCAGCGCAGAGGAGAAGATGTGGAGACTACAAAGAAAT GGGCTGCAGGACAAAACAAGCAACACACTATAACGAAGAACACTGCAAAACTGGACCGGGAAACAGAGGAGCTTCACCACGAGCGAGTGTCACTCACTGTTGGCAAACTGATCCAGCAGGGCCGGCAAAATATGGGAATGAATCAGAAGGACTTGGCCACA CGGATTAGTGAGAAGCCTCAAGTCATTGCTGACTACGAGTGTGGAAAAGCTATTCCTAACAACCAGGTTCTTGGCAAGGTTGAAAGAGTTATCG gccTCAAGTTGCGTGGGAAGGATATTGGACAACCCCTGGAGAAGGGACCCAAGAAAAAATGA